GTGGGGGCCGCGGCCGAGCTGGACGACTGCACGGTGGTCGTGTCGACGTCCGGGTGCCGGTGGACACCGAGGGGCTGCCCGGCCACGTCCACGTCACCGAGCGGGTGCCGCAGCCGCTGCTGCTGGAGTCGGTCGACCTGTTCGTCACCCACGGGGGCTTCAACAGCATCCGCGAGGCCATGCGCACCGGCACGCCGCTGGCGGTCCTGCCGCACTTCGGGGACCAGCCCGCCAACGCGGAGCGCGTGGAGGAGCTGGGCCTGGGCCGTCACATCGCGGACCGCAGCGCGGCCGGCATCGCCGACGTGTGCCGCAAACTCCTCGCCGATCCCGAGCCTCGGGCGCGGGCCCGGTCGGCCCAGCTGGCGATGCTGACGCTGCCGGAGGTCGGGCAGGCGGTCGGTGACCTGGCCGGCATCGCCGGCTAGCCCCCCGGCCCCCGGCGCGGGTCGCTCCGGAGCTCCGGGGTGGCCCGCGCCCGCGAGCCGTACCCGCCCCCACCCCCGAGGACGACACGTGACCTTCTCCGACACCCAAGAACAGGGCGCGGCCGGGGACATGCCCCCGCGGCTCAGTCACCGGCAGATCACCACCGTCATGTCCGGGCTGGTGCTCGGCATGTTCCTGGGGGCGCTGGACCAGACGGTGGTCTCGTCCGCGCTGCGGACCATCGCCGACGACCTGCACGGGCTGACCGCCCAGGCATGGGTGACCACCGCGTATCTCATCACCGCCACCATCGCGACGCCGCTGTACGGCAAGCTCTCCGACATCCACGGCCGCAGGCCCGTCTACCTCGCCGCGATCGCTCTGTTCACCGTCGGCTCGCTGCTGTGCGGATGCGCCACGTCGATCTATCAACTCGCGGCGTTCCGCGCCGTGCAGGGTCTCGGCGGCGGCGGTCTGATGTCGCTGGCGATGACGATCGTCGCCGACATCACCACCCCGCGCGAAAGGGGCCGCTACCAGGGTTACTTCATGGCCGTGTTCGGCGGCGCCAGCATCGTCGGCCCGCTGGTGGGCGGCGCGTTCGCGGACCGGGCCGACCTGCTCGGCATAGCCGGCTGGCGGTGGATCTTCCTGATCAACGTGCCGCTCGCCGCCGCGGCCGCGGTGGCGATCATGCGCGTGCTGCGCTTCCCGCACCGGCGGGTGCGGCACCGGCTCGACTACGCCGGGGCGCTCGCCCTGGCCGTGGGACTGGTGCCGCTGCTGACGGTCGCCGAGCAGGGCCGCGTCTGGGGATGGGACTCGCCCCGGGCCCTGTTGATGTACACGATCGGCGTGGCAGGACTTGCGGTGTTCGTCGTGGTCGAGCGACGGTCGGGCGACGCCGCGCTGCTGCCGCCGCGCCTGTTCCGCATCCGGACCTTCCGGCTGGGCGTCGGGCTGCATTTCGTCGTCGGCATCGGCATGTTCGGCGCGATGACGACGCTGCCGCTCTACCTCCAGCTCGTGCGCGGCATGAGCCCCATCGCGGCAGGCCTGGCCACGCTGCCCACGGTCGCCGCGAACCTCGCGGTGACGCTGCTGACGGGCCGGATGATCGCCCGGACCGGCCGGTTCAAGGTCCATCTCGTCGCCGGTGTCGGCTCGTTCACCGCCGCGATGCTCGT
The genomic region above belongs to Streptomyces coeruleorubidus and contains:
- a CDS encoding glycosyltransferase; this translates as MPQPLLLESVDLFVTHGGFNSIREAMRTGTPLAVLPHFGDQPANAERVEELGLGRHIADRSAAGIADVCRKLLADPEPRARARSAQLAMLTLPEVGQAVGDLAGIAG
- a CDS encoding MDR family MFS transporter; this translates as MTFSDTQEQGAAGDMPPRLSHRQITTVMSGLVLGMFLGALDQTVVSSALRTIADDLHGLTAQAWVTTAYLITATIATPLYGKLSDIHGRRPVYLAAIALFTVGSLLCGCATSIYQLAAFRAVQGLGGGGLMSLAMTIVADITTPRERGRYQGYFMAVFGGASIVGPLVGGAFADRADLLGIAGWRWIFLINVPLAAAAAVAIMRVLRFPHRRVRHRLDYAGALALAVGLVPLLTVAEQGRVWGWDSPRALLMYTIGVAGLAVFVVVERRSGDAALLPPRLFRIRTFRLGVGLHFVVGIGMFGAMTTLPLYLQLVRGMSPIAAGLATLPTVAANLAVTLLTGRMIARTGRFKVHLVAGVGSFTAAMLVFATLRVDSPLWHPALGMALMGAGLGASMQTLTTLAQCEVPRTDMGAATASVNFFRSNGGTVGTAAFLSILFTTAAGSIADRLAEARHDPAYRHLLARPDNAHALTGVLRPGGGVNLEDSAFLRTLDPSAALPFLEGYVTSMRTVFLTGAAVSLAAFALAAWRVPDLTLADE